The genomic window TCATCCCAGGATTCTCGGTATAGGATTTGATATTGAGATCATCGTAGACGATCTCGAAGCCGGTCTTGAGCTGGTTCACGCGATTCAATTGGCTGGTGAAACTGGCCTGAAGTTTGGTAGTGGTATTAATGCTTTTATCGCGGCCTAGGTTCATCCAGCCACCCATGATCATGCCGTCAATTCCCGTAACGCCATAGCCCCAATAGCCATAGGGCGCCTCATCCACAAAATAGCCGGGAACTGGTTCGTATTTTTTAGTCGTATCCCGGAGCGCCATTTGAAAGGTTTTGTAGCGATTGATATTGTGCTGAAAGTTGATCTCATAGAAAGTTTTTGGGCTAAGCGTATGGGTCAGCTTAAAGCCGAACATACTGCGATAAATGTCGCTGGGACTGTAGTATCCGGGCATATATAGTTTGGCGTCGCCGCTGCTGCTTTCAATGAGATCGGCGATTTCGCTGTTGTACCGAAGTACCCGACCTGTTGGGGTTGTCGTCCAGTCATACGGTGAAACGGAGAACACCTCGCTGTACACCCCGGTCAAAATGAGCTTGAGCGTTGGGTTGATATCCGAGGTGAGCTTGAGCTGGGTTGAATTATCGATATAGCTGTCCCTGGACAGCGGATAGATGAACATTTCCCGCTCCTGGAAATGGGACATGAAAAAGCGAAGATCGCCCAGCCTTTTGCCAATGATCGGCACTGGACCACCAAGGCTGCCATCGATGACGTAATCGGGCTTCACAATATCGCCGCGCCGACGATGCTGCCATTCCCATAATTTTTTAGCGCCTTCTGGAGTGAGATCGTTTTTGGGATCGTTATCGCGCACTGTGGCATCGGATACAGCGATCCAACCCTCGAAAATCGGATATTGTCGCTGAGTATAAGCGTCCCAGGCGCCATTGGTGGTCCCAGTCCAGCAAACTTCAGGATCCATATATGGCCGGGTGAAATAGGTGTATGGATCGTAAATGGAAGGGCCGAAGTGTTTCTTTGCTGGTGGTCGATATTGCGCCGTGATCGCCCCATTATAGCGAACCCGGTCCCCTTCTTTCGTGACCACATTGATCACCCCAGAGCGGATGTTGCCGTATTCAGCATTGAAACCGCCGGTCTGGATTTTCATCTCCTGAATCGCATTGAGGCTGAAAGCGGTGACGGGCACATTGGCGCGCTCATCGTTGAGCGAGAGCCCATCGACCAAAAAGCCGGTCTGTCGCGCCGCGCCGCCCCGAATGATCGGTCCCTCGCTCCCTTGCTCGATACCCGCTTGAAGCACCAACACCCCATCCACATGCTTGACCGGCAGGGTCTCAATTTTCTTGAAATCGATGTGAATTTCGCTGGCCGAAACATCCTTCACCACCATGGGGCGTTCTGCTACCACCACGACTTCGCCCATTTCCAAAGCCTGGGGCCGCATGCTGAAATTCACCGTCGTCGTCAAATCGATCTTCACGATCACGTTCTGTGTGGTCACAGTAGCATAGCCTATCATCGCGGCCTTTAAAGTGTATGTCCCTGGTGGCACATTCAAAATCACATAATTGCCCTTGAGATCGGTGGCCGAGCCCATTGTGGTGCCTTCGATGACAACATTTACTCCAGGCAATCCACCCCCGGTCTCCGCATCGATAATCTGCCCCGCGATTTTACCGGTAATGCCAGCGAACGCCACCGAGCTCATCATGATCATATATAAGCTGATAACGATTAGTGCTTTTTTCACGGTATCTGCTCCCAAATTTGTAATGATAAATTCCGTTCCCCCTGCCGCATATCCCCCTTTCGAACTCTCAGCCGATGATGCTCGCCCCTTCATCTGTATCTTGCTATGCCATATCGCTCACCAAATCACTTTGGTCATCCCTGGCTGAGTTGTCTTTTTATTAAGCTCTATTCGCTGCACCTAATTTCATAAGAATCTTAATCTGTCCCAGATCGCCGTTTTTGTATATTGCCTGAATGGACCTTCCTTCGCTGTTTTGAGCCGCAAAAAGGAAAATTCTAATTAGCAAACCAATTTCCGTTTTTCAGAACATGCAATAAACTGGCTTCACAAAATTTCTTTACCCAAAACAATCATCACCCGGATTATCATCTTATTTTGGCGAATTGGTCGATCAGTCTTACCCAAATTACAAATTACAGCTGCCATGCTTAATGAAAATTTTGATGATTGATCCATGCCCTTTCCATTCAGCCCAGTGGACAGATCCAATCAGATGCCGGCGAATGGGATGATATCTCATTAAGGCGCACCATATTTCTGCATGAACAGCTTGATGATCCGCTTGCGGGCGGGATTAAGCTCATCCCGTCGGTTGACATAAAGATACTGTTTTGATCCCCAGGCCATCGCATAACTGGATGGTTCGATCACCCCTGGATATAATGGTTCAAAGCTGCCATCGGGATGAACCACCAGAATGGCCAGAGCGGCATTGGTGCCAATGTAAAGGTCACCATCGGCAGCAAAGACCAGGGATTGGACCTCTGAAACGGGGTCGACTTTGGTGCTCCAATCGAAGTAGACCTCGCGCTCACCCAATTGATCGTCAGAGATGATCCTATTGCGCCACACGTATTGTTTATTGGTGGTTTTATCTACGCCACCGCAATAGACATAGCCATTGAAAACCTGAATCGCCTTAATATAGATCGATGGATAAGAGGCAACCGCAGCACCAGAGCCATCCGGCTTGATCCGATAGAGATCGTTGTTGTCGCCCCCGGCGTACATCATACCGCTGGGTGAAAAATCGAAATCCCAAATTTTCCCTGGTGCATCGATCCATTTCACCGATGTGCCGCCAGTGGCCAATGGGATCCGATAGAGCGCAGTGGTTAACCGAGATAAATATAGATAACCATCTGGTCCGACCCGCATGGCTTGAGCCTTGAGAAAGCTTGTGGTACCAAAATCATTGCGGACACCATCCGGGGTGATTTTCACCACTTTTCGAGTGGTCAACGATACGTAAAGATTTTCATTTTGATCGCAGGCGATCCCATAGGCATCATCATATTGACCAATGTCACTGTATTCCCATACAGCCTGTTTCAATTTGTATTTCATCACATTGCTGAACAGAAACGCCCCGCGCACAGCGATTTTAATCTTGATGGAATCTGAAGGAGTGTTGGGACTCTTCAATACCAGTTTCGTCTCACTGGCCGAGGTGATCGGCACCTTAGTCTTGTTAAAGAACACCAGATTCTCATCGATAACTGGAGAGAAATTGGCACCGAGGATCTGAATATCACCAATCCCAGCCAATGCACTATCTGCTGGGACGATAGCGGTGATGACTGGAGCAGGGTTTCCCGTTACATTTGGATCGAACAGGCTCGGCGGAACATCTGCCTCGCATCCAATCATCACCAGCATCAATGTGAGCGTGATTCCTATTAGGGAAGCTGAGCTTAATTTATTCATCGGTTCGCTCCTTTGCAAATATATTTTCGAATATTCTCAGTTTTCTATTAAAGTGACAATCGGAATGAGACCCGTTGGACATTATCGAACACGCCGAACGGAGTATATGAATAATCCAGGGCGATCATCCGATCGCCGAATTTTTTCTGCACGCCAAAGCCAGCGCTAAGATCCTCTTCGTCGCGATTGTACATATAACCAAGTCGCAGCGCCAGCATGTTCATCATCATATATTCAGCCCCGAAGTTCAACTGCTCGGAATAGTCGCGAGGATGAATCGCGTCGATAGAGACAAGCAGCGAATGTGGTGCGTTTGGCTCCATGAACAGGTCGAACACATTCATCGAGATGCCCATTTTGAAAGTCAGCGGCAACTGGAACCCTTCAGATTCAAATTTCACTTCCTGGGAGAAGTTGCGCACCGTCATGCCAAACACCAGGCTTTTGAACCCAGTTCGATAAATGGTACCGAAATCGATGGAGAAAGTGCTCAAATCATTATTGACGGTTTTCGTGATCCCTTCACTCACCTCTCCCACTGGCACCACGCTGCTGCCCAGCTTTTGGCTGACGTAACGGATGTGGCCGCCAACCGAGAAACGATCGGTCAACGCCTTACCATAGCCGATGCCAAAAGCGAAAGCAGAAGGGCTG from candidate division KSB1 bacterium includes these protein-coding regions:
- a CDS encoding IPT/TIG domain-containing protein, whose product is MNKLSSASLIGITLTLMLVMIGCEADVPPSLFDPNVTGNPAPVITAIVPADSALAGIGDIQILGANFSPVIDENLVFFNKTKVPITSASETKLVLKSPNTPSDSIKIKIAVRGAFLFSNVMKYKLKQAVWEYSDIGQYDDAYGIACDQNENLYVSLTTRKVVKITPDGVRNDFGTTSFLKAQAMRVGPDGYLYLSRLTTALYRIPLATGGTSVKWIDAPGKIWDFDFSPSGMMYAGGDNNDLYRIKPDGSGAAVASYPSIYIKAIQVFNGYVYCGGVDKTTNKQYVWRNRIISDDQLGEREVYFDWSTKVDPVSEVQSLVFAADGDLYIGTNAALAILVVHPDGSFEPLYPGVIEPSSYAMAWGSKQYLYVNRRDELNPARKRIIKLFMQKYGAP
- a CDS encoding TonB-dependent receptor; translated protein: MKGRASSAESSKGGYAAGGTEFIITNLGADTVKKALIVISLYMIMMSSVAFAGITGKIAGQIIDAETGGGLPGVNVVIEGTTMGSATDLKGNYVILNVPPGTYTLKAAMIGYATVTTQNVIVKIDLTTTVNFSMRPQALEMGEVVVVAERPMVVKDVSASEIHIDFKKIETLPVKHVDGVLVLQAGIEQGSEGPIIRGGAARQTGFLVDGLSLNDERANVPVTAFSLNAIQEMKIQTGGFNAEYGNIRSGVINVVTKEGDRVRYNGAITAQYRPPAKKHFGPSIYDPYTYFTRPYMDPEVCWTGTTNGAWDAYTQRQYPIFEGWIAVSDATVRDNDPKNDLTPEGAKKLWEWQHRRRGDIVKPDYVIDGSLGGPVPIIGKRLGDLRFFMSHFQEREMFIYPLSRDSYIDNSTQLKLTSDINPTLKLILTGVYSEVFSVSPYDWTTTPTGRVLRYNSEIADLIESSSGDAKLYMPGYYSPSDIYRSMFGFKLTHTLSPKTFYEINFQHNINRYKTFQMALRDTTKKYEPVPGYFVDEAPYGYWGYGVTGIDGMIMGGWMNLGRDKSINTTTKLQASFTSQLNRVNQLKTGFEIVYDDLNIKSYTENPGMTTWNRTQVYHRFPYRIGAFVQDKLEFEGFIANLGLRLDYSDPNGVVYQLSDYDKYFKEGFGKRIETDIPTTKAKATWHLSPRLGISHPITVNSKLYFNYGHFTQEPSSTYRFRLQREYNGLVTTIGNPDMVLEKTVAYELGYSQNLFDLFLLNLAAYYKDITNQPGWVYYENINASVQYSKATNNNYEDIRGFELTLSKTAGRWLTGFVNYTYDVATSGYFGLQRYYEDPNKQRDYLRNNPYQSKPRPQPYARFNIDIHTPSDFGPVWLGHKWLGNWNLNLLANWRAGAYATYNPHNIPGVVDNVRWKDTYNVDMRLTKSVRIDRYEFQLYLDVTNLFNFKFLNYAGFANNYDYLDYMESLHFSWEEGPEHGHDRIGEYRKPGVKYERYDPSDPTKTEADLKRILDTKAYIDMPNLTYFTFLNPRDIKFGLKFSF
- a CDS encoding PorV/PorQ family protein → MKQNLLICLIVMLAVGLYQTQSFSADKKLAQTGFQFLSVATEARAAAMGEAFTTVPGNSLSLFHNPANLPLMNTFLDLSVNQNKWFADMVHYSASIALNPAYGKYGTFGFTVMSVDYGEFLGTRVDPTTEKGFIDTGTFSPSAFAFGIGYGKALTDRFSVGGHIRYVSQKLGSSVVPVGEVSEGITKTVNNDLSTFSIDFGTIYRTGFKSLVFGMTVRNFSQEVKFESEGFQLPLTFKMGISMNVFDLFMEPNAPHSLLVSIDAIHPRDYSEQLNFGAEYMMMNMLALRLGYMYNRDEEDLSAGFGVQKKFGDRMIALDYSYTPFGVFDNVQRVSFRLSL